One stretch of Malus domestica chromosome 14, GDT2T_hap1 DNA includes these proteins:
- the LOC103431077 gene encoding nuclear pore complex protein NUP98A-like, translating to MFGSSNPFGQSSSSPFGSQSVFGQTSSTNNNPFAPKPFGSTTPFGAQTGSTMFGGTSTGVFGAAQASSPFPSSTTFGAASSPAFGNTTPAFGATSSPSPSPFGGSSGFGQKPVFGAFGSNPAQTSPFGSTTQPSQPAFGSSVFGSSTPFGGSSQPAFGATTTPAFGATSTPAFGATSTPAFGATSSPAFGATSSPAFGATTTPAFGATTTPAFGATSTPAFGAATTPAFGATSSPAFGSTTSPTFGSTGAAFGVSSSPLFGSGGAFGASSTPAFGSSSSTFGTSTNPAFGASSAPGFGSSSTPSFSFPSTPTFGQSSSAFGSSQFAASSPFGAQSSPFGAQSTTFGNTGAFGQSAFGGQQRGGSRVAAYAATPEPDGGTGASAAGKLESISAMPAYKEKSHEELRWEDYQLGDKGGPAPAGSSGFGITTSQPNPLNPAQAFQASSPFNATTSSNLFAPKTPSFTNTGFATSSTPFSSSGFGISTSTSPFTPSQPSTVFPQTSSSSLFSSSSSAYSFPAPAATATSTFNSNPFNPTPPAAQTGGAFTNPFGQNTTFSQPFSNPSTGFGLTISTAAGATSSQMGFSQPAPTFSVPFSSQPTQNSGFNFNSFNQTQSGNTGGLGSSTGILGQNNFGQLPATQSSVAVQPVPATNPFGTLPAMPQMSIGRGGTAPSIQYGISSMPVVDKPAPVKVSYLLTSRHLSQRRVRLPARKYNPKNDDPRFPFFVDDEETDNTPKADALFLPRENPRALVIRPKEQWPQRVGAEKASPLKDTSTPVHENGKILGEAGSEDKDKTPKENGIVKERANHVKVNQKPNGIHDDHSVQKGDSYMTLSGHRAGEAAIAYEHGADIEALMPKLRRTDYYTEPRIQELAAKERLDPGFCCRVKDFVVGRVGYGSIKFFGETDVRCLDLEALVQFNNREVIVYMDDNKKPPVGQGLNKPAEVTLLNITCTDKKTGRQFTEGPKTERYKQMLKKKAEDQGAEFVSYDALKGEWKFRVKHFSKYELGEEDDWDTDAAAAQDC from the exons ATGTTCGGTTCTTCTAATC CCTTTGGACAGTCATCTAGCAGCCCGTTTGGGTCCCAATCGGTATTTGGGCAGACCAGCAGCACAAATAACAATCCTTTTGCCCCTAAGCCTTTTGGTAGTACAACCCCATTTGGTGCGCAAACAGGGAGTACCATGTTTGGAGGAACTTCAACTGGTGTATTTGGCGCAGCTCAAGCTTCTTCACCTTTTCCTTCCTCCACAACCTTTGGTGCTGCGTCCTCACCGGCTTTTGGAAATACAACGCCTGCTTTTGGAGCAACTTCTAGTCCTTCACCATCACCTTTTGGTG GTTCATCTGGTTTTGGTCAGAAGCCTGTGTTTGGAGCATTTGGGTCCAATCCTGCTCAAACAAGTCCTTTTGGAAGTACAACTCAACCATCACAGCCAGCATTTGGGAGCAGTGTATTTGGTTCCTCCACGCCATTTGGTGGATCCagtcagccagcatttggtgcTACCACCACCCCAGCTTTTGGTGCTACAAGCACCCCAGCTTTTGGTGCTACAAGCACCCCAGCCTTTGGTGCTACGAGTAGTCCAGCCTTTGGTGCTACAAGTAGTCCAGCCTTTGGTGCTACCACCACCCCAGCTTTTGGTGCTACCACCACCCCCGCTTTTGGTGCTACCAGCACGCCAGCTTTTGGTGCTGCCACCACCCCAGCATTTGGAGCTACAAGTAGCCCGGCCTTTGGTTCCACAACAAGTCCTACATTTGGAAGCACAGGAGCTGCATTTGGGGTGTCGAGTTCTCCCTTGTTTGGATCTGGGGGAGCTTTTGGGGCTTCAAGCACCCCGGCCTTTGGTTCATCTAGCTCGACCTTTGGTACTTCAACCAATCCTGCTTTTGGTGCTTCAAGTGCTCCTGGTTTTGGTTCGTCCAGTACTCCATCGTTCAGCTTTCCATCAACTCCTACCTTTGGCCAATCAAGTTCTGCATTTGGTAGCAGCCAGTTTGCCGCTTCATCGCCTTTTGGAGCACAGAGTTCTCCGTTTG GAGCTCAATCAACAACATTTGGGAACACTGGTGCCTTTGGGCAGTCAGCTTTTGGGGGCCAACAACGCGGGGGCAGTAGAGTGGCTGCATATGCTGCAACTCCTGAACCCGATGGTGGCACTGGGGCTAGTGCTGCTGGGAAATTGGAGTCAATATCAGCAATGCCTGCATATAAAGAAAAAAGTCATGAAGAACTCCGCTGGGAGGATTATCAATTGGGGGATAAAG GTGGTCCAGCTCCTGCTGGTTCGAGTGGCTTTGGCATTACCACCTCACAGCCAAACCCTTTGAATCCTGCACAGGCATTTCAAGCCTCAAGTCCTTTTAATGCCACAACTTCATCTAATTTGTTTGCTCCAAAAACTCCATCCTTCACTAATACAGGCTTTGCAACATCGTCTACACCATTCAGTTCATCAGGTTTTGGGATTTCTACTTCAACTAGTCCTTTTACACCATCACAACCTTCTACAGTTTTCCCGCAAACCTCATCTTCGTCTCTCTTTAGTTCGTCAAGCTCTGCATATTCATTTCCTGCTCCGGCTGCGACAGCTACTTCCACATTTAATTCAAACCCGTTCAATCCCACACCTCCAGCTGCCCAGACAGGTGGTGCTTTTACCAATCCATTTGGGCAGAATACAACATTTTCTCAGCCATTCAGTAACCCTTCTACTGGCTTTGGTTTAACAATCTCCACTGCTGCTGGTGCTACAAGCAGTCAAATGGGTTTTAGTCAACCAGCT CCAACTTTTTCTGTGCCTTTCTCATCTCAGCCAACTCAGAATAGTGGTTTTAACTTCAACAGTTTTAATCAAACCCAATCAG GCAACACAGGTGGTTTGGGAAGTTCAACAGGAATTCTTGGTCAGAATAACTTTGGACAGTT GCCTGCCACTCAAAGCTCTGTAGCTGTACAACCAGTACCTGCTACAAATCCATTTGGAACGCTCCCTGCAATGCCACAGATGTCAATTGGTCGTGGTGGAACTGCACCGTCAATTCAATATGGAATTTCAAGCATGCCT GTCGTAGACAAACCTGCGCCTGTTAAGGTATCATATTTGTTGACCTCTCGACACCTGTCACAAAGGCGGGTCAGGTTACCTGCGAGAAAATATAATCCTAAGAATGATGATCCAAGG TTCCCATTCTTTGTTGACGATGAAGAAACAGATAACACACCCAAGGCGGATGCTCTTTTCCTTCCCAGAGAAAACCCAAGAGCACTCGTCATTCGTCCAAAAGAACAGTGGCCTCAAAGGGTTGGTGCTGAGAAAGCATCCCCATTAAAGGATACTTCGACTCCAGTGCATGAGAATG GAAAAATTCTAGGAGAAGCAGGCTCTGAGGATAAAGATA AAACGCCAAAAGAAAATGGAATTGTGAAAGAGCGGGCGAATCATGTCAAAGTCAACCAGAAACCTAATGGAATTCATGATGATCATTCTGTTCAGAAAGGGGACTCATATATGACACTAAGTGGGCATAGAGCCGGTGAGGCTGCTATTGCATATGAGCATGGTGCTGACATTGAGGCCCTAATGCCAAAGCTCCGGCGTACAGACTATTATACAGAGCCTCGAATCCAAGAATTGGCAGCTAAGGAAAGGTTGGACCCGGGGTTCTGCTGTCGTGTCAAGGACTTTGTGGTTGGACGAGTTGGGTATGGTAGCATCAAGTTCTTTGGGGAGACAGATGTGCGATGCCTTGATCTCGAGGCTCTGGTGCAGTTCAACAATCGGGAGGTGATAGTGTACATGGATGACAATAAGAAACCTCCCGTCGGGCAAGGCCTCAACAAACCTGCTGAGGTTACACTTCTCAACATTACATGCACTGACAAGAAAACAGGACGTCAGTTCACAGAAGGCCCAAAGACTGAGAGATACAAGCAGATGCTGAAGAAGAAGGCAGAGGATCAAGGAGCCGAATTTGTTTCTTATGATGCCTTGAAAGGCGAGTGGAAGTTCAGGGTAAAGCACTTCAGTAAGTACGAGTTGGGAGAGGAAGACGACTGGGATACCGATGCTGCTGCTGCCCAAGACTGCTGA
- the LOC103431078 gene encoding probable cinnamyl alcohol dehydrogenase 1, giving the protein MSSDGANENCVGYAARDPSGVLSHYKFNRRALGADDVSIRITHCGVCYADVIWSRNKHGDSKYPLVPGHEIAGVVKEVGSNCHRFKVGDHVGVGTYVNSCRDCEYCNEGLEVDCVKGSVYTFNAVDADGTITKGGYSSHIVVHERYCFKIPDNYPLASAAPLLCAGITVYAPMKRHKMNQPGKSLGVIGLGGLGHMAVKFGKAFGLNVTVFSTSISKKEEALSQLGADKFVVSSDQKQMASLVKSFDFLIDTASGDHPFDPYMALLKTGGTLALVGFPSEVKFSPASLNLGMKSISGSVTGGTKDTQEMIDFCAAQGIHPMIEIIPIQYATEALERLVKKEVKYRFVIDIESSLMDT; this is encoded by the exons ATGAGCTCCGACGGCGCAAATGAGAACTGCGTTGGATATGCTGCAAGGGATCCATCTGGAGTTCTATCCCATTACAAATTCAACCGCAG GGCTCTTGGGGCTGACGATGTTTCCATAAGAATTACTCACTGCGGAGTTTGTTATGCTGATGTGATTTGGTCAAGAAATAAACATGGAGATTCGAAGTATCCTTTGGTTCCTGG ACATGAGATTGCCGGTGTTGTAAAAGAGGTTGGTTCAAATTGTCATCGCTTCAAAGTTGGCGACCATGTTGGAGTGGGAACTTATGTCAACTCATGCCGTGATTGTGAGTATTGTAATGAGGGACTTGAAGTCGACTGCGTAAAGGGTTCAGTTTACACTTTCAATGCTGTTGATGCGGATGGTACAATTACAAAAGGAGGATACTCCAGTCACATAGTTGTCCATGAAAG ATACTGCTTCAAGATACCTGACAACTATCCCTTGGCTTCAGCAGCACCTTTGCTTTGTGCTGGAATTACTGTTTATGCTCCTATGAAGCGCCATAAGATGAACCAACCTGGTAAATCTCTAGGAGTGATTGGTCTTGGTGGTCTTGGTCACATGGCAGTGAAGTTTGGCAAGGCATTTGGTTTAAATGTAACAGTTTTTAGCACAAGCATATCCAAGAAAGAGGAAGCTCTAAGCCAACTTGGTGCTGATAAATTTGTCGTTTCATCCGACCAAAAGCAGATGGCG TCACTGGTGAAGTCATTTGACTTCCTAATTGATACAGCATCTGGTGATCACCCATTTGATCCATATATGGCATTGTTGAAGACGGGCGGAACTCTGGCCTTGGTGGGATTCCCAAGTGAAGTTAAATTCAGTCCTGCAAGCCTTAATCTGG GGATGAAATCCATTTCTGGCAGTGTAACAGGCGGAACAAAGGACACGCAAGAAATGATTGATTTCTGTGCGGCTCAGGGAATTCACCCAATGATTGAAATAATTCCAATTCAATATGCAACTGAAGCGCTCGAGAGGCTAGTGAAGAAAGAGGTGAAGTACCGGTTTGTGATCGATATTGAAAGCTCCCTGATGGATACATAG